In Streptomyces chartreusis, the following proteins share a genomic window:
- a CDS encoding thiolase C-terminal domain-containing protein: protein MTPGSRKVAVVGVALSDCGRVDDATPYALHAQAARRALADAGLGREVVDGFASAGLGTLAPVEVAEYLGLRPTWVDSTSVGGATWEVMAAHAADAIAAGHAKAVLLVYGSTARADIRAGRRTGNLSFGSRGPLQFEVPYGHTLIAKYAMAARRHMLEHGTTIEQLAEVAVQARANAALNPDAMFRDPITVDDVLSGPMIADPFTKLHCCIRSDGGAAVLLVAEELVRDCRTAPVWVLGSGEHVSHSAMSEWPDFTTGPAAVSGRLAFERAGVRPEEIDFAEIYDAFTYMTLVTLEDLGFCGKGEGGAFVEKGRLLVRGGELPVNTDGGGLSAQHPGMRGLFLLVEAVRQLRGEGGERQVRGPGGPGELPRLGVASATGGWFCSSGTLVLGRD from the coding sequence ATGACTCCCGGGAGCCGGAAAGTCGCCGTGGTCGGAGTGGCCCTCTCCGACTGCGGCCGGGTCGACGACGCGACGCCGTACGCCCTGCACGCCCAGGCGGCCCGCCGCGCGCTGGCCGACGCGGGGCTCGGCCGCGAGGTGGTGGACGGCTTCGCGTCCGCCGGTCTCGGCACGCTCGCCCCGGTGGAGGTGGCCGAGTACCTGGGGCTGCGCCCCACCTGGGTCGACTCCACGTCCGTCGGGGGCGCCACCTGGGAGGTCATGGCGGCCCACGCGGCGGACGCGATAGCCGCCGGCCACGCGAAGGCGGTGCTGCTGGTGTACGGCTCGACGGCCCGCGCGGACATCAGGGCCGGCCGGCGGACCGGGAACCTGTCCTTCGGCTCCCGCGGCCCCCTGCAGTTCGAGGTGCCCTACGGCCACACCCTCATCGCCAAGTACGCCATGGCCGCCCGCCGTCACATGCTCGAACACGGCACGACGATCGAGCAGTTGGCGGAGGTCGCCGTGCAGGCGCGGGCGAACGCCGCCCTGAACCCCGATGCCATGTTCCGCGACCCGATCACCGTGGACGACGTCCTGTCGGGCCCGATGATCGCGGACCCCTTCACCAAGCTGCACTGCTGCATCCGCTCCGACGGCGGCGCGGCGGTGCTGCTGGTCGCCGAGGAACTCGTACGGGACTGCCGTACCGCGCCCGTGTGGGTCCTCGGATCCGGGGAGCACGTCTCGCACTCCGCGATGTCCGAGTGGCCCGACTTCACGACCGGTCCGGCGGCGGTCAGCGGTCGGCTCGCCTTCGAGCGTGCGGGCGTGCGGCCCGAGGAGATCGACTTCGCGGAGATCTACGACGCCTTCACCTACATGACCCTGGTGACGCTGGAGGACCTCGGCTTCTGCGGGAAGGGCGAGGGCGGGGCGTTCGTGGAGAAGGGGCGGCTGCTGGTGCGGGGCGGGGAGCTGCCGGTGAACACCGACGGAGGCGGTCTTTCCGCCCAGCATCCCGGGATGCGGGGGCTGTTTCTGCTGGTGGAGGCGGTGCGGCAGCTGCGCGGGGAGGGCGGGGAGCGTCAGGTGCGGGGGCCGGGCGGGCCCGGGGAACTACCCCGTCTGGGGGTGGCTTCGGCCACGGGGGGATGGTTCTGCTCGTCGGGCACGTTGGTACTGGGGAGGGATTGA